A single Actinomadura algeriensis DNA region contains:
- a CDS encoding Scr1 family TA system antitoxin-like transcriptional regulator — translation MVYRDRTAEARPQPQHAPHGEGRLEKTAALPHITLRLLMTDAGPQEGLGGTFHLFSTPEREVGFVETPARGRLVTEMDDLRRLTIAFDRTSGRALSPEATRARLREMTEAQQ, via the coding sequence GTGGTATACCGCGACCGGACGGCCGAAGCGCGTCCGCAGCCGCAACACGCACCCCACGGTGAGGGACGACTGGAGAAGACGGCGGCTCTACCTCACATCACTCTCCGGCTGCTCATGACCGATGCGGGCCCTCAGGAAGGTCTCGGCGGCACGTTCCACCTGTTCAGCACGCCGGAGCGAGAGGTCGGGTTCGTCGAGACTCCCGCGCGCGGAAGACTGGTGACCGAAATGGACGACCTGCGTAGACTCACTATCGCGTTCGATCGAACGAGCGGGCGCGCGCTCTCCCCCGAGGCCACCCGTGCCAGACTCCGGGAAATGACCGAGGCTCAGCAGTGA
- a CDS encoding DUF397 domain-containing protein encodes MTQWRKSFHSSDSGQEGCVELARLPLAVGVRDSKAPEAGHLALPVRGFAELVARVKRGELHF; translated from the coding sequence GTGACCCAATGGCGAAAGTCCTTCCATAGTTCCGATTCCGGGCAAGAGGGCTGCGTCGAATTGGCTCGTCTTCCCCTCGCGGTCGGCGTCCGGGACAGCAAGGCTCCCGAGGCCGGGCACCTGGCCCTGCCGGTCCGAGGTTTCGCCGAGCTCGTGGCGCGGGTGAAGCGCGGTGAACTCCACTTCTGA